Part of the Mixophyes fleayi isolate aMixFle1 chromosome 12, aMixFle1.hap1, whole genome shotgun sequence genome is shown below.
GTGTTCTTGTCTCTAGATACATGAGCAGACCTGTAATGAGTGGGCCGGGTCTGTATGACCCCACGACCATTATGAATGCAGATATTCTGGCATATTGTCAAAAGGAAGGATGGTGTAAACTAGCGTTTTATCTGCTCTCCTTTTTCTACTATCTTTACGGGTAAGTGTGGCTGTGTGTAACGTGATGCTTATATTCCACCTCTCCATAGTAATACTGAATAGATATAAGGCAGGGGAGAGTAAAGATTATTCTTTTAACAATAATTAAATTGCATGTTCCTGTACGGTTATGACTACATAGTGCCAACATTTTCGGCAGCATTGTACCAAGGATAGTATGAAGTAGAGGTATGAAATCGGATTGCTACTAGGAGACAAGCAAATACATAAAGGGGGTCATGAGAACTGTGGTACAGGCCAGTCACGAAAAGGAGGCCTTgctcaaagcaaccaatcagattgttatTTTACAGTACAACTTAGAAAATGAAAGTAAACATCTAGTAGCTGTGGGTTACACAACGGAACAGTTTTTATGTGCGTCACCCTAATGCAGAGAACAGCACAGGAACATTCTTAATAAACGCTGAGTAGTAGTGACGTATGAAACGCTCAGGGTGACATTGATTGTTAGATACTGGAAGTCACATCGGGAGTTCCATGATATGGATGTAGCAATAGTGTGGGCATAAACGTGTGTGTatacactttatattttttttattagtataatCCTTTAACGCTCTTTCTCTTTTCGCAGCATGATTTATGTTTTGGTGAGCTCTTAAGGAAATGCCACTGAAGATACAGATTCCAGTTAATTGCATGCAAACTATCCACACTAATCATTTGATCCGACCAGATACTGCCGCAGCAGCCTATAAGGTCCCCATGACCACATATACTTGAGGGGGAAACCTGGCTTCTCAATTTTTAACGGATAGACACACTTTGTGTCTGCaggaagatattttttttttttttcatcttttacgAAGACAAGGAAATTGTGTATAGTTCTCATTCTGTTTGCACCTGTTTCTGCTAAACTGTTGTTTGCCGCTCTTTCTCCAACGTATACcattatatttttgctttttgcaaGAAATCTTGCAGCGTTGTTAATATAACTCAGCTATAGATAGAAGTGGTTTCGTTTATATACTCGATTCACGATTCTATCGTTTGGAGTAAACGTTTGCCCTTCTCAGAATCCTCCAGCCGACACGTTTATTTTTAAGAGAATATAAGTTTGGTTGTTTAATAAACGTCTCTGCCTTTTTGATCATACGAGTAGCTCAGAATTGGACTCTGCAGATGGACTTGTAGGGCAGCAGTGTTACATGAAAGGTCACTGCAGCTGGTTCCACCAAGCTCATATCCTGCCGGTGACTTGTCAATAACAACCGATCGGGATCTAATTCTCCAATCTGCTGCTAAGGTACCTTTTTGTAAATTGATTTTAAAGGTTTTTTTGATGTAGCCATTCTTGAGGTAGTTTTACCGTTTTGTGTGAACAGAAGAATACACGTAATTTATATAATGTAAGCATATGTAAATAGCCCACCGATAAGCATTCAGACACGACTTAAGGCCACGTGATGTGATCAAGTTGCATTTTCCACATAAGATAGAGTTCCATCTTTTCTTCTAACCGTTTGAATACATTTTGGTGCTGCTGAGAACAGCAACTGATttgtgtaagtatatatatatatatataatcactagaTGCATGGCTGACATTTCCATTTATTCAATTCTAAACAcccaaaatgccttttttttctAGTTTTGAGGAATACAACAATGCAATATTGAATATACCAATAAAAGGCAAGAGATGACATACTCTGTTTCATATAATCTAGTTTTTCTGTCCAATAAATACATGTTCTTACGCTTAAAAGGACATATAATAGTTGTAATGTTTGTATATTCGTATGAAATCTGTAGATTGTTTTGAAACCTCACTTAAGGGTGGTGACTGGGGCAGAttcagttgtaaaaaaaaaatcgctgCCTAGGGTCCTGGAATGGCCTCAAGACACTCTGGCGATTTTACTGAAATATCGTTCACTTTTGCTCACGCCCCATAAAGACACGAGCAAATGTGagcgttgttttttttacagtaaaaagGTGCAGCCGCGtcctgaggaacatcgcggctagtTCAATCTGCCCATCCGTGTGCAATGTAAAGAGGACCGGTTCCCAACATCTACACTGGCTTCAAGTAGCAAAACAATGCTGCTCATCCAGTCCTGCAGTTAATATAACGTGCTCTCAGCTGTAAGGTATAAAGGTAGCTGGTCTTATCAGCACTATACTACACCTTGTAATAAACAATACAAAGCCAGCGTTAAGATGAAGCCGGCTCCTGTTTTGAGCCCATCCAATCTGCATCTATCAGTCTCCTACATTCTGTTACTGTCAGTCATATATAACATCCTCCGGGCACTGTGGAGAATGCTGTGATTGGTGTAAAGGTAGACAAGGGCTGGGGCTAATGATCATTGGGTGAGACATTTACTGCTGCATAATAAATCTGTCTCACAGGGTGGGTTGGAAAAGTGTTTATAGGGGTGGTAGGGAGATATTTATATATCAGCATActctagtgctttacaattgagattATTTGAgtgaatatattgatatatattttttttaaaggggaattACAGGAGGGAGGTGATGACCCATGTCTCCAATCCCTCAGCAGTGCTCGTTACTATTGAAAGTGATCATATTGCTACCACAAGGCATCAAATTGAGCAGTGTGTGCCCAGGATCTGGAGCCGGTGCTGACCCGAgggctgtcagtgacagcatGGTTCTAGCTGCACATTATTTACACACACTGCAAACTCATGGCTTTCATTGCTAGATCCATACAGTGGCCTCGATTGTATGGAGAGTTCCAGGCACTATAGCTATTATTTCTCTCAAGTAACTCTGCTTTAACTCTTGTGAACTTCCATCACCCTGACATTGATACAATGATCTTCTGCAAATGTCTGTGTAAAGTCTTCTAACATCATAGAAAGCATAAATGAAGCCTTGCCAATCGGTTATATAACTACTTTTCTTATTGGGACAAATTCAGTGCCTGTGGTTATTCCTGGCACTTGGTTTTTTTGCACCTTACCATATGGTGTTATAACTCTGTATTGGGATTAGAAAACATTCCTAGCCCTATATACAGGTCTAGGCTGACAGCATGATGTCATGTTGAACCTCGCTGGACATTTTTTCCAACACTTATAAATTATATTGAGGTTGTGTCAAAATAATGTCATCTGTCATAACTGGAACATACAGAGATTAAATAGATTTAAACAAAGAAGTTTAAAAAGCTAAATACTATTACAGGCTTTATATTTTACTATAGAAGCTTGGCCACACCTATCTGTGTTTAATaagttaataaatgtataaatagagGACAAATAAGAGTCCTTCCTTTGTGTTCTAAAGTGTTGGGAAATAGGGCTCCTCCCTGCTAAGTGTTAATGCACAATACTAGATCTCATATGAACAATGTGCTAAACACATCACTAAAGTGTCTAAAGCACTTGTAACTTACAAGTCACAAATATGTGCTGGGAAAATGGCTACTTCCAAGTTGTAAGTAGCCATTTTCTCAGCACATATTTGTGATAAGACCGCTCAGCCCTCTGGAACATTATTGTATCAGGCATTCACATTAAACACACCATCCTGCACTCTTTGGTCCATTAAAAagccatgtaaaataaaaatgtctttatttgtGTAAAAAGCTCACAAGAGCCACAGACTTCATAACTGTAAACTACAGGAGACAGTAAAAACAGGATTATTCTTTTCTATTACTGCAGAACAGATCACAACGTGCAGCCAGGAGTGTCGTCATCTTGACAGAGAACGTCTGGTCTCTTCTGATCTTGGCTGAGAACAGGCCATGTTTTCACGAAACTCGTTCACAAAATTATATTGCTGGAAGAGTAAAACAATAATAAGTGCACACTGCCTACCAGGTTGGTGCATAGAAATATTGTGGTTCTGAAGTGAATTTGTGAAACAAGTTACAAATGATTATGTTCACTCTTAAATAATGGACCCATAACACACACAGTATTCTCAGATTAGCTCCAAGGGCTCAAACATATAAACATGAACCTTTGCATCCCATTAAGCACATTTACACTGTTGCCATCCACTGGGTTATGGACCAGGGTGATCGGTACCTGTACATTTACAAATAGAAAGCAGCACTTTTGTGATTAATCAGCAGTTATCTGTATGAGCCAATAGACAGTTCTGGAATCTGCTATTTTTCCTATACATGGCTTACACAGATTCCACCACAACGTCCTTGGCGGAAAATTACTtatcaaaataaatgtatgaaTACATTGTAACTTAATTTAAATAAGTCTCTCCCTAGGAAATCTGGTTACAGTGTTTGGGTTGCACTAAAGTTACCTTAATGGTTTGTATGGCTCCTGGACCCCTCACATCTCGAACAAGATCTATTGTTTCCTGTGGGGTGATGGAGTTGCTCATGTGCAGTAATAAACATGCGGCAACTGTATAAAGCAATATAATATGTTACCATTTCTCACCCATCCGGAATATAATCTAATACAATTGCTCCCTTTACTGTTCAAAAAGGGGGAAGTAGATCTCAAGGTTTGTCATTGTGGACGGGGAAAACTTGCCTGACTTGTGACACTAGCTAAATAGCAAAGGTAATAGAGGAGGGCAAAATAGATAATACCAGAGATATGTATACTTGTGTGTATCTTTAATTAGGTCTATGATGCAATTTAAACTAAGAGGTATGAAGGTCATTTTAATGGCTAATAAGACAAGTTGTCTGTATGAACTGTCTTGTATAAAGATGCGTTTGACCACAATTTTCCCGCATCGGGAGCCTCCGGACTATGTGCTGTCAGGGATCCTGCTCCTCCCACCGTCTAACTCCCAGGCTGTGGCTCCCCATTGTTCCCAATTCCATCCTCTGTCCTCTCCTTACACAGGATGGCAATGTGCACCTTTGTACTAAACACCCAACAAGCAAAACAAGCCATAAATCACTTACTGAGACAGGAGCGTCCCAAACCACCGAAACAGCTGgaagaaatgtaaatgtaatcaGAACAGATGTACCAAGAAACATTTGTAAAAGCAGTCAGCTTAGCGATTATTTAAAAAGCCCACAACAGTTTGGCATTACAATGAACAGAATACAATACACTCCTCTAACCAGCACATACAGTGTCAGACCACTGAAGGGGTAattgaaatttaaaaatgtgttatgGTAGTGCCAGAAGTGGGGATAATGTATAATCTTCATTTAGTCAGGCACTTAGATAATGTACAAAAATAGTTAAAATGAGCACTTTCAGTATTAACAGTTATATGTGGAATTAAAGGTTAATATCTATTAATTGTTTTTGTTGAAACAAACTATCCACATGCACCATTTGTGGACTTTTCTGTATTTTAACCAATATGACCCACAGGACAACTTTTGTTAATGACCCCTCCTATCTGCTATAGTAGGTTAGATATACTTTTTATTAGAGCGTATCTAACATCGTACACTTAAATTTCTCCTGTTGACATTTAAACATCATTTACATTCAGCATGCGTCCTCACTCATCGCCACACCATCTGTCCAAAGCCATCAGCTTTGGAACCCCTGATTTGAATATCTTTTTGCCTGCCAATATTGATAAATGAAGCTGCGTCGGGGGCTACATGAAGAGCACATACAGCATCAGAGGAGAAATGTGTATCTAACAATAACTTTACAATCACTCTGCTACAGTGTGTCAGATACGTTCACTAGTACATTGGTGGAAGTTCCATTAACAAAAATTACCTTTGGGGGCTACTTGGATGAAACACAAAGTTCAACATTTCTAGAAAATGTTGGTGCCGGCAATACCAGATATCTGGTTTGATTTCCTAAACGTTACTATAATAAAATAGTTACAGTAGGTTTTGGTTGCTATATCTTTCTATTGCAGAGGTGTTCATAACAGTCCCACTCATTGCCATACAGAGAATACTGTCAGAGAATCCCTGAGCAGATTAGTTTCCCTCTTAAGATGCTCGGCACCTACTGTATTAACGTCTTCCTGCTATTGTCCATGCAGGTCTGTAGGTCTTTCAGGATTTGGTGGCACACGTCATATTGTGGCGCGTCTCCATCAAGGAACGGGTAGTGATGTACGACAAAACCCTGCGTGCGATATTCTTGTAATAGCGTTGGAACGCGATACAACGAGAGCTCGGACagtgtacacaatacaaacacatCCTGGATTGCCTGTCGCTTCATCTCCTCTAGAAAGACATAATAACATTAACACTTTCCCTGCAAAATCACACACTTGTGACTGTAAAGCACCAGAGATCTTTCACCAGACTCAGGCGTCTCCCTCCAGCTGCAAACAAGCAGATAAAGTCCACGCACAAGGTCTCGTTCACTACAGGAAATGGGTTAAGAGATGTACAAGCTTCTgcaaataatatctatataaactttctaaatgctaattttgctccCAAAACCCACAGGTGATCGGCATTAATAAGGGACACCTGTGTACTGTGAATAACACCCTTTACTGTAAATATGGAATATTGTATAACAGCAAATGTGTCCACAGACAATTTAGGGTGGGATATCAAAAGCATTGCTATTGCATATGACCAGTTAATAAACTagtttgtaattatattttaatattattttgcacagcgACATACCAATAGAAATAAAGACATTTAGTACTCATGGAACGAAGAGGTTCGCTGCCTGAGAGGTAAGACAGAGGAGGGATCTAATGCACCGCTTCAAACGACAGCTTCTGATTGGACGACGCAAGCGCAGCTTTAAAACATACAGGTATATAAGGGACTGGTGAGTTGCAAGGGGAAAGACCACTGCTGATCCACAACTCAGGATAAGGTCAACAAAACACATTGTTAATTCAGTACTGAACGATGGGTCCCAAACATTATTCCAACACTTAATCTGGATCCAGGGTAAAATGCTCAAGAAGCCTTTCCATATACAGtgtccaaatatttttatttttttaagtttgttCCTTTAAGAGGATTGCTGAAAACAGTCCTCCAGGGCCAAGATCTCCCACTTCTAGATTAGAAGACACAACAGGTGTGGTATCGCTGCTTTATGTACTTACCTATATTTTGAAGTAGGTTCCGTCGGATGTTTTTAAACTTGCATCCTGTAAATAcaaataatcatcatttattatacagcgcaactaattccgcagcgctgtacagagaactcattcccatcagtccctgccccattagagcttacagtctaaatttcctaacacagacagacaaagagagggggatattagggttaatttgatagcatcaattaacctacaagtaagtttttggagtgtgggaggaaaccggagcacccggaggaaacccagagCTGTCTATTTAGATATGTTCTTCACAGCATTCACATTCCTACAGGGCCTGCATCCTAAGGACAATGTATGATACTAGCTTTCAACTACTGGTTAGTTACACCGGTAAAACTGACTCGCATAACATAACTCTTTTGACCTCGGTCATGAAAGATATAGAGGAAAGGTACCTGGAAGAGGGCTGATTCCTAACACATGAGCATAGTTTACAGGTTCCAGGCTGAGCCTGCAAAAGAAAGACTCAGTTAATGGGCAATCATtgattaaaataacattattaatacAGCATATTTTACTATTGTGGCATGTCAtagtgccacttctcttactgccttcattgtaaaactatcaaattccattaatgtccacttcgaccactgtctaACACCATTCCCATGTGATTGAATTTTGTAGTGTATATATTATTTCACAAAGTGTCACAGATAATAAAATACCatagacatacaaggtagaatgtaagtggcagaatcatgggacatttttgttaatatttctaCAAATGAGACACAGGCACTTGTGCTAATTTTTAGGGCAAGGGACATTTACCTACCAGGACACTTCAAACGGTGTTTGTTCATATTCAGTAGGTTCCTCGTCTGAAGAGTCAAATTCACTCTTCATTGTGTACAGTTCAGAAATACTTATTCATTCTGTAATGACAAAATATGTCATTTCTAGagtaaatgttctacagaatgtgATTGTACCCTACTCCAAGTACTTTCTTTGgaaaacagacaaaataaattgcattatgTCACATTGTGTTAGTgacatattagaaaaaaaaatataggtcTGAAAATCTGCAATACCAGGGTGAAGTTTGGAGAAACTATGCTAAATTTTATGCAGGGTTTTTGTATAAAGATTGATTTTTGACAGATATAACTAAAAAGGGTTGAGTTCTTAATAGGTGCCATTTCTTTCAGGGGGCAGGAATgactatttaataataataataataataataataataataataatattattattatctcccAGTATTGCCATTGCAAAAAGTGGACATGTGCCCTAACCCCAGGATGTCTGACTACGGCCCCTTGACTAAGTTTCCTCTTTGACTAGAGGTCTCAGACAGGGTGACGTTACTAGCTGAGTGTACATTTGTGACCCATACAGTAACTCCTACCCGGAATTTTACATATCGCTGGTCTCCAACCACCACCAGACTCAGAGGCGCCGACCAGCaccatcatacatacatactaagcAGTAAGTTGTCACTTCTCCTCTTAATAGATATCGTGGATAAATGAAGACatccag
Proteins encoded:
- the CDKN3 gene encoding cyclin-dependent kinase inhibitor 3, with the protein product MKSEFDSSDEEPTEYEQTPFEVSWLSLEPVNYAHVLGISPLPGCKFKNIRRNLLQNIEEMKRQAIQDVFVLCTLSELSLYRVPTLLQEYRTQGFVVHHYPFLDGDAPQYDVCHQILKDLQTCMDNSRKTLIHCFGGLGRSCLIAACLLLHMSNSITPQETIDLVRDVRGPGAIQTIKQYNFVNEFRENMACSQPRSEETRRSLSR